In Tachysurus vachellii isolate PV-2020 chromosome 7, HZAU_Pvac_v1, whole genome shotgun sequence, the DNA window GAGAATGAGAAGTATTTTAGCATGTGCTAAGAAAtacaaagctaaaataaaaatgatttccttgttttaaatttcaaaataaaacatagagTAAATATAACCTGAGGACCCGAGCACTTGGgtatgatttaaaatgttttgagtACAGAAGCTAATTTGGTGTTTTCTTCCTCAGGTGAAGTAGGAAAGACTAAGGagtcattttttcttttaaagaatgtGAAttatagtgtgtctgtgtgcagttaatcctctctcctcctccttcttcatccCTCCAACTCTGGTGTCTGCCATGTCATTGTCCTTCAGCtgtaagaaaacacacacagacacacacacacgttatagaGGCTTCCTGATCATAAAAGTGGGCGTTTTTACGTTGAAAGGAATAGCTTagttttcactcacacacaaacatacacacacacacacacacaaaacacagcactAATGACTGATGTTTACTGCTAATGTCCGCTCTTTAAACTCGTGAGCAGGAACCTGGTGAGTTCTCTTccacacagcagtgtgtgtgtgtgtgtatgtgtgtgtgtgtgtgtgtgtgtgtgtgtgtgtgttttcttctggAGATTTTGGTGACTAAACATATCATTCTAATCTCATATGCTAACCGCTAATCAGTCTCATAGTCTCCACAGCGCTCATCTTCATCTCCATTGTGATAGAGTGATAGAGTCTCAGCTAGTTAGCATGGACTCATATACATGACTTCTCTGTGGAACATCAGGATCATCTGTATAAAAAGATCAGATCATTATGTGTAGAAAACTTGTGAAACCAGCTGAAGGATGATGTTTAATATGCCAAGACACCGAGGGCTTATTTCAGTTTCTTTCACTCAGCAGTTTGGAGTCAGGGTCGGTTGCAACATCATATTCCGCACCTTTAATTTCTCTAACTAGTTCAAACCTGCTGTTGAGAGAGAATGGCTTAATTtatatttctacacacacacacacacacacacacacaaacaggttgCTGTACAAGACTGCACAAGACTTCAGTAGATTTATCACAGGTTGTAGCTGCATGCTGGAAAAAGCTAGTGTTTGCATTAGCATGACATTTTACACAGACTATTGTTAGCGCTTGTGTTTCATAACttcttatttataatttttttcttttaattaaaatcgaggttgttttaaataaaacagcgGGTGGTGAGGGAGGaacacacagagctccatgGCATACTTTAGCCCTGAGCGATGAAGGAGCTGTTTAATCAAGTCTGTGTAATTACAGgtctgtggtgtgagtgtgtttaccCATTATTTAGGAGGATGTGCTTGATCCTCACTGACTCATCTCTCTGCCATGCTAACACCACCATGCAAATATCACCATGATAAAAATGCCATGCTAATACCACCATGCAAATGTCACCATGATAACAATGCCATGCTAAAAATGCCATGCTAATACCACCATGCTAACACTGCCATGCTAAAACAGACATGCTAATAATGCCATGCTAACACCACCTGCTAATACCGCTAACAATGCCATAATAACACTGCAATGCTAACACCAGCATGCTAATACCGTCATGCTAACACTACCATGCTAACAATGCACTAATAACACTGCCATGCTAATACTGCCATGCTAACACCATCATGCTAACACCACCATGCTAACACTGCCATACTAAAACGCCCATGCTAATGTTACTCATCCCACCTTTAAACAGGGTCCCTTTAATCTTTTCTAATTTATTCCAGGTGATTTTTTTGCTAGCTTTGTTCTGCTTGGCTAattttctgtctcactgtatTTTGTCCCACAGCCACAAGGGAAGCTGCATTTGTTCACGCCATCGCATCTGCAGGAATAGCGTTTGCCGTGACCCGAGGGTGTGCTGACGGTTCTGCTACCATCTGTGGCTGTGATATGATGCGGAAAGGTCCCCCGGGGGAGGGGTGGAAGTGGGGTGGCTGCAGTGAGGACGTCGAATTCGGAAACATGGTGTCACGAGAATTCGCTGATGCACGAGAGAACCGACCTGATGCCCGATCTGCTATGAACCGTCACAACAACGAGGCTGGCAGGACAGTGAGTGTTTACACCATTTTACTGAACCCTTTACTTCTGACCACCATTTTACTGAACCCTTTACTACTTACCACCATTTTGCTGAACCCTTTACTACTTACCACCATTTTACTGAACCCTTTACTTCTGACCACCATTTTACTGAATACTTTACTACTTACCACCATTTTACTGAACCCTTTACTACTTACCACCATTTTACTGAACCCTTTACTACTTACCACCATTTTACTGAACCCTTTACCATTGACCACCATTTTACTGAACCCTTTACTACTGACCACCATTTTACTGAATCCTTTACTACTGactattattttactgaaaccTTTACTACTGactattattttactgaaaccTTTACTACTGACTTATTTTACTGAATCCTTTACTACTGactattattttactgaaaccTTTACTACTGACCACCATTTTACTGAACTCTTAACTACTGactattattttactgaaaccTTTACTACTGACCACCATTTTACTGAACTCTTAACTACTGactattattttactgaaacctttacctcttcttcttcttctttcggcttttcccttcaggggtcgccacagcgaatcatctctctccacctaaccctatcttctgcatcctcaacacttgcacccactagcttcaaatcctcattaattacatccatatacctcctctttggccttcctctttgcctcctgcctggcagctccatgtccaacattctcctaccaatatactcactctccctcctctgaacatgtccaaaccatcttaatctcgcctccctaactttgtcccccaaacgtccaacatgggctgtccctctgatgtactcgttcctaatcctgtccagtcttgtcacacccaaagagaacctcaacatcttcagttcggctacctcaagctctgactcctgtctcttcttcagtgacactgtctctaaaccatacagcacggccggtctcaccactgtcctgtacaccttccccttgattcttgctgatattttcctatcacacagaactcctgacacctttctccacccactccaacctgcctgcactcgcttctttacttctttcccactctctccattactctggactgttgaccccaagtacttaaactcctgtaccttcttcacctcttcaccctgtaaccttactgttccacttccctccctttcattcacacacatgtactcagtcttactacgactgactttcattcctcttctctccagcgcaaacctccacctctccaggttttcctccacctgctccctgctctcactacagatcacaatgtcatctgcaaacatcatcgtccaaggagactcctgtctgacctcctctgacaactggtccatcactatagcaaacaggaaggggctcagagccgatccctgatgcagtcccacctccactgtgaactcctctgtctgacctacagcacacctcaccactgtcctgctcctctcatacatgtcctgcaccactctgacatacttctctgctactcctgacttcctcatacagtaccacagctcttctcttggcaccctgtcatacgctttctctaagtctacaaacacacagtgcaactccctctgaccatccctatacttctccatcaacattctcagagcaaaaattgcatctgttgtgctctttctgggcatgaagccatactgctgctcacaaatttccaccaccttccttaacctagcttccactactctttcccacaacttcattgtatggctcatcaactttatccccctatagttgctgcaactctgcacgtcacccttattcttaaagatcggcaccaacacactccttctccattcctcaggcatcctctcactttctaataccctgttgaacaaactagttaaaaattccactgctgcctctcctagacacttccagacctctagcgggatgtcgtcaggaccaactgcctttccacttttcatcctcttcaaagccttcctgacttcatcctttctaaacttatctacttcctgttccacagagttcaccccttctactcttttttccctctgattttcctcattcatcagctcctcaaagtattccttccatctcctctgtacactctcctcacttgtgagcacccttccatctctatccttaataattctaacttgctgcacatccttcccatctcgatccctctgtctagctaacctgtacaagtccttctctccttctctagtgtctaacctagtgtacaactcttcatatgccttctgcttggccttagacacctccctcttcactctgcgctgtaactccttgtattcctgtctattctcttcagtcctgtccatatcccacttcttcttggctaatctcttcctctggatactatcctgaacttcctcattccaccaccaagtctccttatcttctttcctccttccagatgacacacccagcacctttctccctgtctccctgatcacttctgctgtagtttcccagtcatctggcagcactacctgaccacccagagcctgtctcaacttctgtctaaattcctcacaacattcctcctttttcagcttccaccacttagttttcttctctatctttgacctcttcctcttacagaccatcagagtcatcctacacaccaccatcctatgctgtctggctacactctctcccactaccactttacagtcactaatctctttcagattgcctcttctacaaaggatacTGAAACCTTTACTACTGactattattttactgaaaccTTTACTactgacttttattttactgaatcCTTTACTACTGACTATTACTTTactgaaacatttactactgacCACCATTTTACTGAACTCTTAACTACTGactattattttactgaaaccTTTACTACTGACCACCATTTTACTGAACTCTTAACTACTGactattattttactgaaaccTTTACTACTGactattattttactgaaaccTTTACTactgacttttattttactgaatcTTTTACTACTGactattattttactgaaacatttactactgacCACCATTTTACTGTACTCTTAACTACTGactattattttactgaaaccTTTACTACTGACCACCATTTTACTGAAGCCCTTACTACTGCCCACCATTTTACTAAACCCTTTACTACTGACCACCATTTTACTGAATCCTTTACTACTGactattattttactgaaaccTTTACTATTGactattattttactgaaaccTTTACTACTGACTTATTTTACTGAATCCTTTACTACTGactattattttactgaaaccTTTATTACTGACCACCATTTTACTGAACTCTTAACTACTGactattattttactgaaaccTTTACTACTGactattattttactgaaaccTTTACTACCGACCACCATTTTACTGAACTCTTAACTACTGactattattttactgaaaccTTTACTACTGACAACCATTTTACTGAACTCTTAACTACTGactattattttactgaaaccTTTACTACTGACCACCATTTTACTGAACTCTTAACTACTGACCATTATtttactgaacactttactattgactattattttactgaaaccgttgtctctgtgctatgatgaggcctaaatcctgactgataaatttcatgaatattattcctatgtaggtctgaacatacctgctgagctacaaccttttctaagATCTTTtagataaaggggaggtttgatattggcctatagtttGACAGCTAGCTTGGGTCGAGgtcagtttttttaatcaaaggtttgataaccGCTAGCTTAAAAGATTTCAGCACATAGGCAGTGCTAAaggaagaatttattatctttagaatgGGTTGGAGAGCTACTGGtagtatctgtttaaagaaacatgtgggtatgtacaaatgaggatgaggttcccttctgagcctggttcctctcaaggtctcttcctcttatcatctcagggagtttttccttgtcaccgtCCCCtacggcttgctcattaaggatagatagaaatatagtatcataaattttaagttaatcttttttaaaataattttaaactttaattgtatatattcccccgtgacccgaggtagttcggataagcggtagaagatgaatgaatgaattgtatatattcatttatttgtttttatccttaatttttcttattattattaatattatatatttatttctttttcgctctcttctgtttccaaacttctgtaaagctgctttgatacaatgggaaattgttaaaagcgctaaacaaataaatgaattgaattgaattgtgggTCAGATGGCGATCCaatcatggatgataattctggACGACACACTGCAAATCGCTAATGCCACTACTTTCTTTGGTCTCTCCGCAGTCCATCACCGAGCACATGTACCTAAAGTGTAAATGTCATGGACTGTCAGGAAGCTGCGAGGTGAAGACATGCTGGTTTTCACAGCCAGACTTTCGCAGAATCGGTGACTACATGAAGGACAAATACGACAGCGCCTCTGAGATGGTGGTGGAGAAACACAGGGAGTCTCGCGGTTGGGTTGAAACCCTGCGGCCTAAATACACCTTCTTTAAACCGCCAACTGACACCGATCTCATCTACTATGAAAATTCGCCCAATTTCTGTGAGCCGAACACAGAGACGGGTTCGTTTGGGACGCGAGATCGCACGTGTAACCTGACATCACATGGCATCGACGGCTGTGAGCTGCTTTGCTGTGGCCGTGGACACAACACAAGAACCGAGAAACGCAAAGAGAAATGTCACTGTGTCTTCCACTGGTGCTGCTACGTCAGCTGTCAGGAGTGCATGCGCGTCTACGACGTCCACACCTGCAAATAACTTGAACTCGTTTGGAGAAAATCTGCTTCCTTATTAACCTGAAAATTATGGCTCCAGTATCTCTAAGTGTCTCCGAGGCTTTCTGgattcaattatttattattccacTAAGGGGTGAAGGGGCTTTATTCCACTTtacctaaaaaataaaatgccttTACCTGTTAGAGAATCACCATAACACCCCCCCCCTTTTTATGTACTTAAtactttaattaaacacaatataatgCTGACGTTAGCTAGCTACATAACACTGATGTTGAGATTATTAACACAAAAACGCTTTTCACTCTGTGGTCAACATCAGGACTCCTATGAACCTGAGGAGCACAAAAGAAGAGCGGTTTAATTCATCATCTCATTGGTCCTTTAAGAATCTTCTGTGGAATTATTAGTCTGGATTAAAGCTGAAATGTGGAGTCTTCCATCCAAACACAACCTGTCAATGAAAAAGATTAAAGGCAAAGGTCAAGCTGGAAGTGGTCGTAGATCCTGCACTGAATATAACGGGCATGTCTCATTACACGCTACTGAACACTCAGCTCCTTTTCGAGACGTTAAAAGACCTTACATGACAAAGTAGCCCACGTGAAATGGGTCTCACATTCCCTTCTCAAGGGGACTAGTGCACCATTGTGAGGATGTTTCACTCGTTTAACTCTCAGAGGGATGATTTTTCACCTGACTTCAGAGAGAAACAGGGCTTACATCTCTGTGCACTGGAGACTTCAGAGATTGTAGTGGGAATTAAAAGAGTGGCTTTGTAGAGGCACATGGCTCACTGTGTAAACATCAGTCCTTTGGTGGCACATTAGCTTTACCTACTTTGCTAACTTCAAGCAGTCATTTGCGCTatattcaatttttattttctcctacAAAAGAtggatatttttatatttttatactaaaCGTCGTGTTAAACGTTTAAACGTGTATATTAAAGAGGTCTGTAGTTGTATGTAGCAGGATTACTGCCAGTTTCTAGAAGCACTAGCGACAGAAAGATAGCATACTTGCTAACATCACACAGGATTAGAAGCTAACAGTGTTGTATTTAATGCTTCATGGCACAtttctgagtaaaaaaaaaaatctttattttgaaatactATGATTCTTAGtgacaaatatttttatatatatttttgatagaaaatgctttatcatgtgtgtgtgtgtgtgtgtgtgagagagagagagagagagagagagagagaggttaagtAGTAGCACTGCTAGCATAAGTGCTAACGTTTATACATGTGATATTTAATTTGTAGCAGCTCTGACAAATTTATaatatgtagtgttgtgtgtgtgaaatgaaaaaaaggtaaataactGAAAGCAGGAAGTAGGCAGAGTGCACAGTTAACAAGTTACTAATTAGCTTCCGAGTGCACAGTCGAGTGAGCGTTACATATTTCTGAATTTCTCTGAATTGCCTTGTTTGCTTTATGAATCATAACTGGACTTGGACTGGATTCTCAATGTCACCACTCTGTCCTTGCTGGATGTTTCTACACATGTTCTGCTCCTTAGAATCCTCTTAAAATCCtttctgaagataaatgaataattgaGTTTGTCAGTTATTAGCCATAGAGAACTAGCACTCAGGGCAGGGGCTAGCATGCTAACATAGAGTCcgctttgtttttgtgttaacaGTATTAGCAATGTTTAAAAGGGCTGTTTTCCAGAATGAACCAAACACTGAACCAAacctgttaccatggaaacgctGGAAATGTAGTCCATAGAGATAGATGTGCTAACATT includes these proteins:
- the wnt3a gene encoding protein Wnt-3a; this translates as MIHFTWLLLISGIPRVTASYPIWWSLAVGHQYSSVSSRPVLCSSIPGLVPKQLRFCRNFAEVMPSVVQGLSIAIRECQYQFRGRRWNCTTLNDTLAIFGPVLDKATREAAFVHAIASAGIAFAVTRGCADGSATICGCDMMRKGPPGEGWKWGGCSEDVEFGNMVSREFADARENRPDARSAMNRHNNEAGRTSITEHMYLKCKCHGLSGSCEVKTCWFSQPDFRRIGDYMKDKYDSASEMVVEKHRESRGWVETLRPKYTFFKPPTDTDLIYYENSPNFCEPNTETGSFGTRDRTCNLTSHGIDGCELLCCGRGHNTRTEKRKEKCHCVFHWCCYVSCQECMRVYDVHTCK